In Meiothermus ruber DSM 1279, the following proteins share a genomic window:
- a CDS encoding dihydroorotase, whose protein sequence is MKGEILIKNVKLVDGRGLHGRADVLIGEGRILSLSGGEAQTEMDATGMILSPGFFDPHAHLREPGQEVKEDLQSGLTAAARGGYTDIVSMPNTTPVVDNAEIVAALKKKAAQIRQARLHPAAALTQGQEGKVLSEAHLLQAAGAVMLTDDGRTNEDAGVLAQGLLYAASWGLVVSVHAEDAGLRRNGVMNEGEVSFRLGLPGNTSYAESARIARDLEVVRYVRDRLANDVSAQSLLHIQHLSTKRGLELIRQAKQEGLPVTTEVGPHHLTLTDEALNGLNPIYKVAPPLRTQRDVEALIEGLLDGSIDCIGTDHAPHTQDEKELDLLRAPFGIPSLEVCWPLLYTELVEKRGFPLEVLVARFTDGPRRILGLPPLHLEEGAEASLVLWDPNTQRPVEPQTFASKARFSPWAGWALQGWPVCTWVEGRMVFGAMEGAGVG, encoded by the coding sequence ATGAAGGGCGAGATTCTAATCAAAAATGTAAAGCTGGTCGATGGACGTGGCCTACACGGCCGCGCCGATGTGCTGATTGGCGAGGGGCGCATTCTTTCGCTCTCCGGGGGTGAGGCCCAAACGGAAATGGATGCGACCGGGATGATTTTGTCGCCGGGGTTTTTTGATCCCCACGCCCACTTGCGCGAGCCCGGTCAGGAAGTCAAAGAAGACCTGCAAAGCGGCCTGACCGCGGCGGCTCGAGGCGGGTATACCGATATAGTCTCCATGCCCAACACCACCCCGGTGGTGGATAACGCCGAGATCGTAGCGGCCTTGAAGAAAAAAGCGGCCCAGATCAGGCAGGCCCGGTTACACCCCGCCGCGGCCCTCACCCAGGGCCAGGAGGGCAAAGTCCTGAGCGAGGCCCATCTGCTACAGGCAGCCGGGGCCGTCATGCTCACCGACGACGGCAGAACCAACGAAGACGCCGGTGTGCTGGCTCAGGGTCTGCTGTATGCGGCTTCCTGGGGCCTGGTGGTCTCGGTGCATGCCGAAGACGCGGGGCTGCGGCGGAACGGGGTGATGAACGAAGGGGAGGTCTCGTTCCGCCTGGGCCTGCCCGGCAACACCAGCTACGCCGAGAGCGCGCGCATCGCCAGAGACTTAGAAGTCGTGCGCTATGTGCGGGATCGGCTGGCTAACGACGTATCAGCGCAAAGCCTGCTGCACATCCAGCACCTCAGCACAAAACGGGGCCTCGAGCTCATCCGCCAGGCCAAGCAAGAGGGGCTGCCCGTCACCACCGAGGTTGGGCCCCACCACCTAACCCTGACCGACGAGGCCCTGAACGGGCTGAATCCCATCTACAAAGTAGCCCCGCCGCTGCGCACCCAGCGCGATGTGGAAGCCCTTATCGAAGGACTACTGGACGGCAGCATCGACTGCATCGGCACCGACCACGCGCCCCACACCCAGGATGAAAAGGAACTCGACCTGTTGCGAGCCCCCTTTGGCATCCCCAGCCTCGAGGTCTGCTGGCCGCTTCTGTACACCGAGCTGGTAGAGAAGCGGGGCTTTCCTTTGGAGGTGCTGGTAGCCCGCTTCACCGACGGCCCCCGGCGCATCCTGGGCCTTCCCCCGCTGCACCTGGAGGAAGGGGCCGAGGCCAGCCTGGTGCTGTGGGATCCGAATACCCAGCGTCCGGTGGAGCCCCAGACCTTTGCTTCCAAGGCCAGGTTCAGCCCCTGGGCTGGCTGGGCATTACAGGGCTGGCCGGTGTGCACCTGGGTAGAAGGACGGATGGTGTTTGGGGCCATGGAGGGTGCAGGGGTCGGGTAA
- a CDS encoding aspartate carbamoyltransferase catalytic subunit: MGGGGIVSETATPNFPKHLLDFRDWNRRQVESLLETAQMMQEVLARPVKKVPALTGFTVATVFFEPSTRTRISFELAARRMSADVVSFSGATSSTTKGETYRDTLRTLDQMGIDAYILRTDAAGVPHQAHRWLHKPVINAGDGWRAHPTQALLDAFTLREKLGSLEGKKIAIVGDILHSRVARSNAELLPMLGATVVACGPATLLPGSLPGATLTTHLREALHEADAVMVLRLQKERMEKGLLPSLPEYIAAYQINRERLGWAKPGAPLLHPGPMNRDVELEGTLADSPQSLVERQVANGQAVRMAVLYHVLVGKS, translated from the coding sequence ATGGGAGGTGGAGGCATCGTGAGCGAGACGGCGACCCCAAACTTCCCTAAACACCTGCTTGATTTTCGGGACTGGAACCGCCGCCAGGTAGAGAGCCTGCTCGAGACCGCCCAGATGATGCAGGAAGTGCTGGCCCGCCCAGTCAAAAAAGTACCCGCCTTGACCGGCTTTACGGTGGCTACGGTCTTCTTTGAGCCCTCCACCCGCACCCGCATCTCCTTTGAGCTGGCCGCCCGGCGCATGTCAGCCGACGTGGTGAGCTTTTCGGGTGCCACCAGCTCCACCACCAAGGGTGAAACCTACCGGGATACCTTGCGGACGCTGGATCAGATGGGCATCGACGCCTACATCCTTCGCACCGATGCCGCTGGGGTGCCCCACCAGGCCCATCGCTGGCTGCACAAGCCGGTCATCAACGCGGGGGACGGCTGGCGGGCCCACCCCACCCAGGCCCTGCTGGATGCCTTTACCCTGAGGGAAAAGCTGGGAAGCCTCGAGGGCAAGAAAATCGCCATTGTGGGGGATATTCTGCACTCCCGGGTGGCCCGCTCCAACGCCGAATTGCTGCCCATGCTGGGCGCTACCGTGGTGGCCTGCGGCCCGGCCACCCTCCTTCCGGGCAGCCTGCCCGGCGCCACCCTCACCACCCACCTGCGGGAAGCCCTGCACGAAGCCGACGCGGTGATGGTCTTGCGCTTGCAAAAAGAGCGGATGGAAAAGGGTTTGCTGCCCTCACTGCCAGAGTACATCGCCGCCTATCAGATTAACCGGGAACGCCTGGGCTGGGCCAAGCCTGGGGCCCCCCTCCTCCACCCCGGCCCCATGAACCGCGATGTGGAACTGGAAGGCACCCTGGCCGACTCCCCCCAGAGCCTGGTCGAGCGCCAGGTAGCCAACGGGCAGGCCGTGCGGATGGCCGTGCTGTACCACGTGCTGGTGGGCAAAAGTTGA
- the pyrR gene encoding bifunctional pyr operon transcriptional regulator/uracil phosphoribosyltransferase PyrR yields the protein MIFKSKLLNEDEVRRALTRIAHEVIEKNKGVDRLCFVGIHTRGISLAKRLVDLVEKFEGKRVPMGILDITLYRDDLSEIGLQPKVRETRIPFDLGGKAVVLVDDVLYTGRTARAALDALIDQGRPSRIYLAVLVDRGHRELPIRADFVGKNLPTSKSEVVKVKTLEDDGEDAVELWEVEAS from the coding sequence ATGATCTTCAAGTCTAAGCTCCTCAACGAAGATGAAGTGCGCCGGGCCCTTACCCGCATCGCCCACGAGGTGATCGAAAAGAACAAGGGCGTTGATCGCCTCTGCTTCGTGGGCATTCACACCCGCGGCATCAGCCTGGCCAAAAGGCTGGTCGATCTAGTCGAAAAGTTTGAGGGGAAACGGGTTCCGATGGGCATTCTGGACATCACCCTCTACCGCGACGACCTAAGCGAGATCGGCCTGCAGCCCAAGGTGCGCGAGACCCGCATTCCCTTCGACCTGGGCGGTAAAGCTGTGGTGCTGGTGGACGACGTGCTCTACACCGGGCGCACCGCACGGGCTGCGCTGGATGCCCTGATCGACCAGGGCCGCCCCAGTCGGATTTACCTGGCCGTGCTGGTAGATCGGGGGCACCGCGAGCTGCCCATCCGGGCCGACTTCGTTGGCAAAAACCTACCCACCTCTAAAAGCGAAGTGGTAAAGGTCAAGACCCTGGAAGACGACGGCGAGGATGCGGTGGAGCTATGGGAGGTGGAGGCATCGTGA
- a CDS encoding tagatose 1,6-diphosphate aldolase: protein MGLSKGKFERIQACADDRGVIAAAAMDQRGSLRKAIAKARGAEVSDAELTEFKTAVVKILTPYASAILMDTEYGLPALKHKAPGTGVLLAYEKSGYDTSTPGRLPDLLPDLSVRRIVELGGDAVKILLYYNPEDDPKINNIKHAFIERVGAECAALEVPFFLEPIAYNDQLGEGLEFAKVKPRYVAKYMEEFSKDRYGVDVLKVELPFNIAYTSGTLGFKGEEAYTRAQALQFLKDTASAAGKPFIYLSAGVSDAVFRESLEMAAEAGVPFSGVLCGRATWQDGIPVYAKQGLEALEAWLSDQGVKNIQLLNQVLAKGAKPWWTLYGSLEAARG, encoded by the coding sequence ATGGGACTCAGCAAAGGAAAGTTTGAACGGATACAGGCCTGTGCCGACGACCGGGGTGTGATTGCAGCCGCTGCTATGGATCAGCGGGGCTCCTTGCGCAAAGCCATTGCCAAGGCCCGCGGCGCCGAGGTGAGCGACGCCGAGCTGACCGAGTTCAAAACCGCGGTGGTCAAGATCCTCACCCCCTACGCCTCGGCCATCCTGATGGACACCGAGTACGGGCTGCCGGCGCTCAAGCACAAAGCCCCTGGCACCGGTGTGCTGCTGGCCTACGAGAAATCGGGGTACGACACCAGCACCCCGGGCCGCCTGCCCGACCTGCTGCCCGACCTCAGCGTGCGGCGGATTGTGGAGCTTGGGGGGGATGCGGTCAAAATTCTGCTTTACTACAACCCCGAGGACGACCCCAAGATCAACAATATCAAGCACGCCTTTATCGAGCGGGTCGGGGCCGAGTGCGCCGCACTGGAGGTGCCCTTCTTCCTGGAGCCCATCGCCTACAACGACCAGCTGGGCGAGGGCCTTGAGTTCGCCAAGGTCAAGCCCCGCTACGTAGCCAAGTACATGGAGGAGTTCTCCAAAGACCGCTACGGGGTGGACGTGCTCAAGGTGGAGCTGCCCTTCAACATCGCCTATACCAGCGGCACCCTGGGCTTTAAGGGCGAGGAAGCCTACACCCGCGCCCAGGCCCTTCAGTTCCTCAAAGACACCGCCAGCGCTGCCGGCAAGCCCTTCATCTACCTCTCGGCGGGGGTCAGCGATGCGGTCTTCCGCGAGTCGCTGGAGATGGCCGCCGAGGCCGGGGTGCCCTTCAGCGGGGTGCTGTGTGGGCGGGCCACCTGGCAGGACGGGATTCCGGTCTATGCCAAACAGGGCCTGGAGGCCCTCGAGGCCTGGCTATCGGATCAGGGCGTGAAGAACATCCAGTTGCTCAACCAGGTGCTGGCTAAAGGTGCCAAACCCTGGTGGACGCTCTACGGGAGCCTGGAGGCTGCCCGGGGCTAG
- a CDS encoding carbohydrate kinase family protein: protein MLIVAGEALIDMTPVAHNGGTAYVPHPGGSPYNVAMGAGRLGTPTAFLGCISQDAFGQRLRSHLAASGVSLEYVKESEHLTTLALVTPSESGEFFSFYCENTADRLLYPEDLPAALPANAALHFGSYSLVLEPGASSLELLMRREARRRLISLDPNVRPFLIPNREAYLERLLAWLEQVDLVKVSQADLEWLYPGADLESIAQEWKQLGPALVVVTQGGRGALAVTGQAVLRVQAPQVDVVDTVGAGDAFMSGVLSWLWQHGAWSRAALESLTGEQVTDLLNFAAKVAAITCTRAGANPPWRAELA from the coding sequence ATGCTGATTGTTGCTGGTGAAGCGCTGATCGATATGACCCCCGTAGCACACAACGGCGGTACCGCCTATGTGCCGCACCCCGGGGGTTCCCCTTACAACGTAGCCATGGGCGCGGGCCGTCTGGGTACGCCCACCGCGTTTCTGGGATGTATCTCGCAGGATGCCTTTGGGCAGCGCCTGCGAAGCCACCTGGCCGCCAGCGGGGTCAGCCTGGAGTACGTAAAAGAAAGCGAGCACCTGACCACCCTGGCCCTGGTGACCCCTTCCGAGTCGGGTGAGTTTTTCTCGTTTTACTGCGAAAATACCGCCGACCGTTTGCTCTACCCCGAAGACCTGCCAGCGGCGCTACCGGCCAATGCAGCCCTGCACTTTGGCTCGTATTCGCTGGTGCTGGAGCCCGGGGCCTCGAGCCTCGAGCTCCTCATGCGGCGCGAGGCCCGCCGCCGGCTGATCTCGCTCGACCCCAACGTGCGGCCCTTTTTGATCCCCAACCGCGAGGCCTACCTCGAGCGCCTCCTGGCCTGGCTCGAGCAGGTCGACCTGGTCAAGGTGAGCCAGGCCGACCTCGAGTGGCTCTACCCCGGGGCCGACCTGGAAAGCATCGCCCAGGAGTGGAAACAGCTAGGCCCGGCCCTGGTGGTCGTAACCCAGGGCGGTCGGGGGGCTTTGGCTGTGACCGGGCAGGCCGTCCTGCGCGTGCAGGCCCCCCAGGTGGATGTGGTGGACACGGTGGGGGCTGGCGATGCCTTCATGTCGGGCGTTTTGAGCTGGCTGTGGCAGCACGGCGCCTGGTCGCGAGCAGCGCTGGAGTCGCTAACGGGTGAGCAGGTTACAGACCTGCTGAACTTCGCGGCTAAAGTTGCGGCCATCACCTGCACCCGGGCCGGGGCCAACCCGCCCTGGCGGGCCGAGCTGGCCTAG
- a CDS encoding (R)-mandelonitrile lyase yields MENPWKTFVPQAPTRLGKPGWFTGTVYLSELVVTPAPMHLHLLRVMFAPGARTAWHTHPQGQVLHVEAGIGWFQRWGEPVREMKAGDTIYFAPGEKHWHGASPTHAMVHLAMQAAVEGVSTDWLEPVSDEQYRL; encoded by the coding sequence ATGGAAAACCCGTGGAAAACCTTCGTACCCCAGGCCCCTACCCGCCTGGGCAAGCCCGGGTGGTTTACCGGCACGGTGTACCTGAGCGAGCTGGTGGTCACGCCCGCCCCCATGCACCTGCACCTGCTGCGGGTGATGTTTGCGCCGGGGGCCCGCACCGCCTGGCACACCCACCCCCAAGGGCAGGTTTTGCACGTGGAGGCGGGGATTGGCTGGTTCCAGCGCTGGGGTGAGCCGGTGCGTGAGATGAAAGCCGGCGACACCATCTACTTTGCCCCCGGCGAAAAGCACTGGCACGGGGCCAGCCCCACCCACGCCATGGTTCACCTGGCTATGCAGGCCGCGGTGGAGGGGGTGAGCACCGACTGGCTCGAGCCAGTCTCGGACGAGCAGTATCGCCTGTGA
- a CDS encoding NADH:flavin oxidoreductase/NADH oxidase produces the protein MSLLFSPLQLRSVSLKNRIAMSPMCQYSAQDGHVTDWHLLHYPTRAIGGVGLVIVEATAVEARGVISPDDLGLWSDEHVVGLKELTRRIRYAGAVPGIQIAHAGRKAGTASPWQGGKPLHRWTPVAPSPLPFQEGWPIPQALDEAGLDEVRQAFRQAARRALAAGFEVLEIHMAHGYLLHSFLSPLTNQRTDRYGGSRENRMRFPLEVAEAVREVWPAELPLLVRVSASDWVEGGWDITDTVVFAGELRQRGVDLLDCSSGGAVAGVKIPVGPGYQVPFAAQVRLSTGLSTGAVGLITEPLQAEAVLQENQADLVLLGRVLLREPYWPYRAAQALGTRVWPVQYERAF, from the coding sequence ATGAGCCTGCTCTTTAGCCCCCTGCAACTGCGTTCTGTCTCTCTCAAAAACCGTATCGCCATGTCACCCATGTGCCAGTACTCGGCCCAGGATGGGCACGTGACCGACTGGCATCTGCTGCACTACCCCACCCGGGCCATCGGGGGGGTGGGGCTGGTGATCGTGGAGGCCACCGCGGTGGAGGCCCGGGGGGTGATCAGCCCGGACGACCTGGGCCTCTGGTCGGACGAGCACGTCGTCGGGCTAAAAGAGCTTACCCGGCGCATCCGCTACGCCGGGGCGGTGCCGGGCATCCAGATTGCCCATGCCGGGCGCAAGGCAGGTACGGCCAGTCCGTGGCAGGGGGGGAAGCCCCTTCACCGCTGGACACCGGTAGCCCCCAGCCCCCTGCCCTTTCAAGAGGGCTGGCCCATACCCCAAGCCCTCGACGAAGCAGGCCTGGACGAGGTACGCCAGGCCTTTCGGCAAGCGGCCCGGCGGGCCCTGGCGGCAGGGTTTGAAGTGTTGGAGATTCACATGGCCCACGGCTACCTGCTGCACTCGTTTTTGTCGCCCCTCACCAACCAGCGCACCGACCGCTACGGGGGCAGTCGTGAAAACCGCATGCGCTTCCCGCTCGAGGTCGCAGAGGCGGTGCGGGAGGTCTGGCCCGCCGAGCTGCCGCTTTTGGTGCGGGTCTCGGCCAGCGACTGGGTGGAAGGGGGCTGGGACATCACCGACACGGTGGTTTTTGCCGGGGAATTGCGGCAGCGCGGCGTAGATTTGCTGGACTGCTCCTCGGGCGGGGCTGTAGCGGGGGTGAAGATTCCGGTTGGCCCCGGCTACCAGGTGCCCTTTGCCGCTCAGGTGCGCTTATCCACAGGCTTGTCCACAGGGGCGGTGGGTCTCATTACCGAGCCCTTACAAGCCGAGGCTGTTCTTCAGGAAAACCAGGCCGACCTGGTTCTTCTGGGCCGGGTCTTGCTACGGGAGCCGTACTGGCCCTACCGGGCCGCCCAGGCCCTGGGCACCAGGGTCTGGCCGGTGCAGTATGAGCGGGCTTTCTAG
- a CDS encoding acyl-CoA dehydrogenase family protein, with protein MPIDFTLTDEQKELQKLARRFAREQIAPVAAEYDRKEEVPWGLVEKLHAVGLLNAIIPEAYGGLGLGMLEEVIIGEELAWGCMGIYTIPMASDLGITPILLAGTHEQKQRFFKKLTEKPALAAFALSEPGNGSDAAALRTRAVRDGDHYVLNGTKTWISNGGEAETVVVFATVAPELRHKGVVALVVEKGTPGFKANKLHGKMGQRASGTYELVFEDCRVPIENRLGQEGDGFKIAMQTLDKTRIPVAAGSLGVARRALEEATKYAKEREAFGKPIAEFQAIQFKLAEMLMGLETARTYTYYAAWLVDTHQPHAHAAAIAKAYASEMAFEAANQAIQIHGGYGYMHEYPVEKLLRDVKLNQIYEGTNEIQRLIIARHILKG; from the coding sequence ATGCCCATAGATTTCACCCTGACCGACGAGCAAAAAGAGCTGCAAAAGCTGGCCCGGCGCTTCGCCAGGGAGCAGATCGCGCCGGTGGCGGCCGAGTACGACCGTAAGGAGGAGGTGCCCTGGGGCCTGGTGGAAAAGCTCCACGCGGTGGGCCTGCTGAACGCCATCATCCCCGAGGCCTATGGCGGTTTGGGTTTGGGGATGCTCGAGGAAGTTATCATCGGCGAGGAGCTGGCCTGGGGCTGCATGGGCATCTACACCATCCCCATGGCCTCCGATCTGGGCATCACCCCCATTCTGCTGGCCGGAACCCACGAGCAGAAGCAGCGCTTCTTCAAGAAGCTCACCGAAAAACCGGCCCTGGCGGCTTTCGCCCTCTCCGAACCCGGCAACGGCTCCGACGCCGCGGCCCTGCGCACGCGGGCGGTGCGGGATGGCGACCACTACGTGCTCAACGGCACCAAGACCTGGATCTCCAACGGCGGCGAGGCCGAGACGGTGGTGGTGTTTGCCACCGTGGCCCCGGAGCTGCGCCACAAGGGCGTGGTGGCGCTGGTGGTGGAGAAGGGCACCCCCGGCTTCAAGGCCAACAAGCTGCACGGCAAGATGGGCCAGCGGGCCAGCGGCACCTACGAGCTGGTCTTCGAGGACTGCCGGGTGCCGATCGAAAACCGGCTGGGCCAGGAGGGCGACGGCTTCAAGATTGCCATGCAGACCCTGGACAAGACCCGCATCCCGGTGGCGGCGGGCAGCCTGGGGGTGGCCCGGCGGGCCCTCGAGGAGGCCACCAAGTACGCCAAGGAACGCGAGGCTTTTGGCAAACCCATCGCCGAGTTCCAGGCCATCCAGTTCAAGCTGGCCGAGATGCTGATGGGCCTCGAGACCGCCCGTACCTACACCTACTACGCGGCCTGGCTGGTGGACACCCACCAGCCCCACGCCCACGCCGCGGCCATCGCCAAGGCTTACGCCTCGGAGATGGCCTTCGAGGCGGCCAACCAGGCCATTCAGATTCACGGTGGCTATGGCTACATGCACGAGTACCCGGTAGAAAAGCTTCTGCGCGATGTAAAGCTAAACCAGATCTACGAAGGCACCAACGAGATACAGCGCCTCATCATCGCGCGGCATATCCTGAAAGGGTAG
- a CDS encoding electron transfer flavoprotein subunit beta/FixA family protein — MKFIAVIRQVPDGESRLKIEGGKVDLGGVTMILDQMDEWAVEEVIRLQEKHGGESVVVALGPERFEEAIRTALAMGIDRAIHLVAEGYLDPISQAEALAEVIRAEAPTLVFTGGQQADWDSQALGPALAEALSWPVVSWTTQIELEGETQARARHDLDEGAEVVRVALPAVFTSQQGLNEPRYPTLPGIMKAKRKELKKVPVSAGSKVEILEQAIQEKSRLNRMIDGKDPVAAAHELVRLLHEEAKVI, encoded by the coding sequence ATGAAGTTCATTGCGGTTATTCGACAGGTTCCAGACGGTGAGTCCCGCCTCAAGATCGAGGGGGGTAAGGTAGACCTGGGCGGGGTCACCATGATCCTCGATCAGATGGACGAGTGGGCGGTGGAGGAGGTCATCCGGCTACAGGAGAAGCACGGGGGCGAGAGCGTGGTGGTGGCCCTGGGCCCCGAGCGCTTTGAGGAGGCCATCCGCACCGCACTGGCCATGGGCATTGACCGGGCCATCCACCTGGTGGCCGAGGGCTACCTTGATCCCATCTCGCAGGCCGAGGCCCTGGCCGAGGTCATCCGGGCCGAGGCCCCCACCCTGGTCTTTACCGGCGGGCAGCAGGCCGACTGGGACTCGCAGGCCCTGGGGCCGGCCCTGGCCGAGGCCCTCTCGTGGCCGGTGGTGAGCTGGACGACCCAGATCGAGCTGGAAGGCGAGACCCAGGCCAGAGCCAGGCACGACCTTGACGAGGGCGCCGAGGTGGTGCGGGTGGCCTTGCCGGCGGTATTTACCAGCCAGCAGGGTCTGAACGAGCCGCGCTACCCCACCCTGCCCGGCATCATGAAGGCCAAACGCAAGGAGCTGAAAAAGGTTCCGGTGAGCGCTGGCAGCAAGGTGGAGATTCTGGAGCAGGCCATCCAGGAGAAAAGCCGCCTGAACAGGATGATCGACGGCAAAGACCCGGTGGCCGCTGCCCACGAGCTGGTGCGGCTTTTGCACGAAGAGGCCAAGGTTATTTAA
- a CDS encoding electron transfer flavoprotein subunit alpha/FixB family protein, with protein MILVVLEHDGQRLRKGALEAISRARQLSALGPAAGVVIGENTQAVAQEAAQYLPTVYAAEVGPYTPEKWAEAAYAAAQKSGAKVVVASGGRQSRTWTARLAYKMKAGLLEDTLETSADGQHIIGVRYSFLNRVTEKQKAALPVVFTAKANTTPLAEPAGSSGVVEALEVSLPPTVEVLERLTEQKKGVSLSEATVVVTGGRGLGSPEAFAGVEELASTLGAAVGATRAVVDAGWRPYSEQVGQTGKTVQPNLYIALAVSGAVQHQAGMNKSKYIVAVNKDAEAPIFKIADYGIVGDVHQVLPALIDAAKKLKD; from the coding sequence ATGATTCTAGTTGTCCTGGAACACGACGGCCAGCGCCTGCGCAAAGGCGCTCTGGAAGCCATCAGCCGGGCCCGGCAGCTCAGCGCTTTGGGCCCCGCCGCAGGGGTGGTGATCGGCGAGAACACCCAGGCGGTGGCCCAGGAGGCCGCCCAGTACCTGCCCACGGTGTATGCCGCCGAGGTAGGCCCCTACACGCCCGAGAAATGGGCCGAGGCGGCCTACGCCGCCGCCCAGAAAAGCGGGGCCAAGGTGGTGGTGGCCAGCGGAGGCCGCCAAAGCCGCACCTGGACAGCCCGCCTGGCCTACAAGATGAAGGCCGGCCTGCTGGAAGACACCCTCGAGACCAGCGCCGACGGCCAGCACATCATCGGCGTGCGCTACAGCTTTTTGAACCGCGTCACCGAGAAGCAAAAAGCGGCGCTGCCGGTGGTCTTCACCGCCAAGGCCAACACTACCCCCCTGGCCGAGCCGGCCGGCAGCAGCGGGGTGGTGGAGGCCCTCGAGGTCAGCCTGCCCCCTACGGTAGAGGTGCTCGAGCGCCTGACCGAACAGAAGAAGGGTGTCTCGCTCAGCGAGGCCACCGTGGTGGTGACCGGCGGGCGCGGGTTGGGCAGCCCCGAGGCTTTTGCGGGGGTGGAGGAGTTGGCAAGCACCCTCGGCGCCGCCGTGGGCGCGACCCGCGCGGTGGTGGACGCGGGCTGGCGGCCCTACAGCGAGCAGGTGGGCCAGACCGGCAAAACCGTCCAGCCCAACCTCTACATCGCCCTGGCGGTTTCCGGTGCGGTGCAGCACCAGGCCGGCATGAACAAGAGCAAATACATCGTGGCGGTCAACAAAGACGCCGAGGCTCCCATCTTCAAAATTGCCGACTACGGCATTGTGGGCGACGTGCACCAGGTGCTACCCGCGCTGATTGATGCGGCCAAGAAGCTGAAGGACTGA
- the hisD gene encoding histidinol dehydrogenase → MIKTPEQIHEHFKNRRLTVEYGDALETVRSILHQVEHEGDTALQRISQEIDGHPVEEIPKRVWREAYENLDADLRDALETAKERIEAFYRREPMGGFLEAGTDGVLGQLVRPLDRVGVYVPGGSAPLLSTVLMTAVPAKVAGVGEIVLASPPRVHPGILAAAWVAGADRLFAMGGAQAIAALAYGTETIPRVDKIVGPGNRYVVLAKREVYGSVGMEGLPGPTETLIIADASADPKLLAADLLAQAEHGPDSEAWLLSSYRELLERVEEELQRQLADLPRASIARQALQRSGLVQVESIEQALELANLYAPEHLCLSVNDPLAVLGQVRNAGGIFLGEHSCEALGDYIAGPSHVMPTAGTARFGGGLALRDFLKVIPVVGLNQAAAGKLAALGARMAREEGLEAHARALDRRAKG, encoded by the coding sequence ATGATCAAAACCCCTGAGCAGATCCACGAACACTTCAAAAACCGCCGCTTGACCGTAGAGTATGGCGATGCGCTGGAGACGGTGCGGTCGATTTTGCACCAGGTCGAGCACGAGGGCGACACGGCCTTGCAACGCATCAGCCAGGAGATAGACGGGCATCCCGTGGAAGAAATTCCCAAGCGGGTCTGGCGCGAGGCCTACGAAAACCTGGATGCCGACCTACGGGACGCCCTCGAGACCGCCAAAGAACGCATCGAGGCCTTCTACCGGCGGGAGCCCATGGGCGGCTTCCTGGAGGCCGGCACCGATGGGGTGCTGGGCCAGTTGGTGCGCCCGCTGGATCGGGTGGGGGTGTATGTGCCGGGGGGGTCGGCCCCGCTGCTTTCCACGGTTTTGATGACCGCGGTGCCAGCCAAGGTCGCCGGGGTGGGCGAGATCGTGCTGGCCTCCCCCCCTCGAGTTCATCCAGGCATTCTGGCCGCAGCCTGGGTGGCCGGGGCCGACCGGCTGTTTGCCATGGGGGGCGCCCAGGCCATCGCAGCGCTGGCCTACGGCACCGAGACCATACCCCGGGTCGACAAGATCGTGGGCCCGGGCAACCGCTATGTGGTGCTGGCTAAACGCGAGGTATACGGGTCGGTGGGCATGGAAGGCCTGCCGGGGCCGACCGAAACCCTGATCATCGCCGATGCCTCCGCCGATCCCAAGCTGCTGGCCGCCGACCTGCTGGCCCAGGCCGAACACGGCCCAGACTCCGAAGCCTGGCTGCTTTCGTCCTACCGGGAGCTGCTGGAACGTGTGGAGGAAGAGCTCCAGCGCCAGCTAGCCGACCTGCCACGGGCCAGCATCGCCCGCCAGGCCCTGCAGCGAAGCGGTCTGGTGCAGGTAGAAAGCATCGAACAGGCCCTCGAGCTCGCCAACCTCTACGCCCCCGAACACCTGTGCCTTTCCGTGAACGACCCGCTGGCCGTGCTGGGGCAGGTGCGCAACGCGGGAGGAATTTTTCTGGGTGAACATTCCTGCGAGGCCCTGGGCGACTATATCGCCGGCCCCAGCCACGTCATGCCCACAGCCGGCACCGCCCGCTTTGGCGGTGGGCTGGCCCTGCGGGACTTTCTCAAGGTCATCCCGGTGGTGGGTCTCAACCAGGCGGCAGCCGGCAAGCTGGCCGCGCTCGGGGCCCGCATGGCCCGCGAAGAGGGCCTGGAGGCCCACGCCCGGGCCCTGGATCGCAGGGCCAAGGGGTAG